ATTACAATATTATCCCGTTTGGAATAATTGAATTTACTATTACTTAAAATATTCAAATGTATTTCATTGTTGTCATAATTCACAAAACTAAAGGTGAATCTGAAATGAAAAGCTTTATATTAATATGCCTCTCCATGCTCCTTTCAGGATGTGTGGAAAAAGAAATCATTGATGAAATTAATTTTGAGGCAGGAGTCGGCTTCGATTTAGCAGAGGATGAAGAAAATACCTATAGAGGAACTGTAGTATTTCAGGAATTCGAGCCTGACAAAAGCGTAATTAATAGGACATTTTCTGCAAATGGATTACTTAGACAAGACATGCGTCTAGATGTTTCCAAGCAGTCATCAGAACCACTTGTCACAGGCGGGCTACAGTTGGCTATATTCGGTCCTGAAATTTCTAAAAAAGGGATATATGACATTGTAGATTCTTTTCATAGAGATGCAAGTATTGGAGCGCGCGTATTTGTTGCTACTGCGGATGGGAAATCAGAAGACTTGTTAAAAGGTGAGTATGGCACGAGAGGGAATGCAACATATATCTATAATCTGATTCAACACAATATTGACCATCGTGATATTCCTTTAACCAATTTGCATATTTTTTCTCGTGACTACTATCAAAAAGGTAAAGACCCATTCCTGCCCCGACTAAAAAAACCGGCAATGATAAAGTAGAAATAGTGGGAATAAGTCTTTTCCAAAACGACAAAGAAGTTAGCACTCTCCCCGCAGAGGAATTGTTCTTTTTTAAATTACTCGTAGATAAATATAGCGAAGGAAACTTTGAGGTTAAGTTAAAAAAAGGAGATATTGCTGCTGTAGAGAGTATAAAATCAAAGAATAAAATCAATATGACTGATGATCTCGCTACCATAACCATCCATCTTAAAGGTATTATTCGTGAGTTTACAGGAGATTTTTTAACCCCACAGATTATTGGAGAGGTTGAAAAGTATCTAGAGAAAGAAATTGAGAAAACCTGCTTAAAATTGTTAAATCAATTTCAACATCTTAGAATAGACCCTGTTGGCTTGGGACACAAGAAAAAAACCAAAATCGGAACTTTGACTTTAAAAAGTGGGAAGACGATTACAAGATGTTAGACTTTGATGTTAAATGTAATGTAGTGATAGAAGAATCAGGCGTTCTTGAATAAGAGAGGACCAAATAAAGATAAACAATATAAATATGCTTTTAATAACTTCTCGTTTTAAAGAAAAACCCTGTTAACAAGCACACAAGTACAATTTGTGTTTTTAATTATTTTTATTCTATAATGATACTTGCAACGAGATAGTTGCTATGACTAGATAGGCCCTTTCCTAGGAGAGGGCTTTTTTTAATCAAAATTTACGAATCTTATCCGAAATAACTATTAGGTGATAATATGTATGGGAGTATAGGGATGAACTTAAGAATGCTTAGAGTGAAGAAGCGACTGACACAACAGGAAGTAGCTAAATCTATTGGGGTTTCTCAAGACACTATCAGCAATTACGAGCGTAACTCCCGTGTTCCTAAGAAGAGGAATTTAGTGAAACTTGCAGAGTTTTATGGGGTTACTGAGGAAGAAATCACTGAAGAAAGTAGTTGAACCTCCTCTCAAGTGCATTGAATTAAAAATTCTGAGTTAATTCCGATATAACTCAGAGGTGATAGATATGGAACCAATAAAAACATTTTACATTTTTAATCGGGTTGTTTTTAGACATGGGGATGGAATCTCAGAGCTTACTTCGGTTACGAAAGAAAGTTGGGTAGACAATATAGTCACTCCTGAGGTTCTTTGCTCCTCGTTAAATGAGACACCTTTTAATAAAGCTTCGAAAGAACTTAAAAGCAGTATTGGTGTAGTTTATAAGGAACATATTACAGAAGAACAAGCCTATGCCCTAGTAGTACGATTCGAAAAAGAGGGGAAATATTCCTACTGAACATCAGACTCTCTCGATTGAGAAGGGCTTTATTTTGCTTTGTCTATTATGTTTAAATTCTGAATAAAAAATAGGTGATAACATGTACGGCAGCATAGGAATCAACTTAAGAATGCTAAGGTTCCAGAAGAACATGACTCAAAATGAAGTAGCTGGAGCTACTGGAATCAATATTAGAAAACTCAGTTATTACGAATGCAACAAAACTAAGCCCTCATTGGAGGACTTAGAAAAGTTAGCAAAATTTTATGGAGTAACTGTTGAGAAAATCAAAGACGTAATATACTAACAAGCCCCTCTCAATTAGAAGGGCTTTTATATTTATACTTCTTTTGCTAATTCACTTCTATTTGGAGCAAGTGGCGGCTGTTCTAACCAATTATTCTTAACCATAAGATCAAACCATTTCTTAGTAACCATAAGGTTTTCAAGAATTGTGGTTTCATAAGTAGTTACAAGGTCTGTTCGCATAGCCGAAGCTAGTCCTGCCCCATGGTAGTTTTGAGAAGCTTGATACAGGAATCCTATGTGATGCAGCATTAGCTTATCGGTAAAAGGAGAATCCGTTGAAGTTGTCACTTCTGTTTCCCAAGATTTCGGAACTGGTAAATTATCTCCTTGCATGATCTTAGAAAATGTTTTTATTTGGGAATCAGCTGTTTTCTCTGAATCGGTTAAAAACTTCCTAACATCTTTCGATTGAGCAACTTGACTGAAAGCCATAGAAAGGGTTTTAGCCATAATGCTTTTTTAAAGATTTAATGAAATGCTAATGATTTCTGTAGAGGCTAATTTTCTGCCCTTTCCGAAATATCCATCAGTAAAATCTTGGCTAGTTACATATTCAGGGTTTTTAGTAGGATAAAACAAAGGATCTCTTTGGAAGTATCCTTTCTCAAGCAATAACTCAATTGTTCGATGATACATTATTTTTGCATCGGTATCACAAGAATCATAAAAGTCCCTTAAGTCTTTTCTAACGGAAACACCTAATGCTGTAGTATGACCTAGCATGCCGTGTAACGTCATGATATGTAAATAATTCAAGCAAAAAATATCCGTGAACAATCTTTCTTTGCCTTTATAGAGGTCAGATTCAGTAAATCCTATCGGAATTGGGAACCCCTCTTTTTCCAAAAAGGATACAATTTGATTCTTTTGTTTTTCAAATGTATTAATAGCATCCTCAAAAATGTTTTTTATTGTTTCATCCTCAATAATAGTGACCATATATCGATTTATCACGTCTACCAATGTGCCATTCACATATTCTCCCCATAGTGTACCTATCTCGGAAGATGTAAGTTTTAATATATTCTCTTCCACAAAGTCACCTCATATATCATATACTTATCGTTTTCATTCTTTTTTTGAGTTTTATAAATGTACTTTACCATCTGCATCGTTTTAAGACCTAAAACTGTAATAATGATGGTATATATTGTTGTTAAAATTATCGCAGAATATCCTAAATATGTAATGTTGCCTGTTGTTTTAGAAAATCTCAAAAGTCTCACTTCCTTTGAATGAACTTGTATAATATTGTTCCCAATCTAAAAGCTTCAATGTATTGTGAATACATTTTGTAAAAATTTTCATTTGATTAAGAGGCCCCTCTCGAGTGAGAAGGGCTTTTAATATTGATTTCCCAAAAGCGAACTATCGTTTCCCCGGTCTTCTCTTTCTATCAAGGTCAAGAACCAGACAATGAATCCAAACCATATAATTGAAGCTACCTCAGCAACACCACTCTCCCCTAATGAGATCAAATACCAAACCAATACGCAGAAAAATGTTGTTACTGCCAGGCATGCAACTGTATACAGAAGATTTAACATCTCCCGTGCCTCCTTTATAAACAACTAATACGCTAAAAATAACACAAAGGGCTCTTGAAATATTAAGATGTTCCAAAGTGGCACATTTTTATATTCCTAAATAAAATAAGCCCTGGACTATTCATCCAAGGCTGATCTTTCCACTTACTTTTAAGATATTTTGCACCAAGTATTCTTGTCTGCAATTCCAACAATAGCTAAACCACAACGGGCATGATATTCCATAACCTCTCTCGATTGAAAAGGGTTTGTTTATTATTTAACACGTATGCGCTGACCAACATAGATAGTATAGTCTGCATCAAGGTTATTCCAATCCCTAATCTGTTGGATATTACTACCGTAAGTTCTACTTAGAGAATATACTGTATCTCCAGAAACAACAGTATGGAAAACTGCTGAGTTCTTCTTAGGAAGATTAAAACTCTTAACAATTCCATTCACATGGCCACGTGCAAGATTCTCAATAAAAGTGCTTGATTTCAGCTTGGCTGCATCATTGGTATTATCAATAAAGCCATTTTCTGTTAACAATGCCGGCATGCTTGTTTCACGAAGCACATAGAAGTTTGCCTGCTTTTTACCACGATCATTAAAATTAACCAGCTTCATAACCTCTGCATGGATGTTATTTTGATAAGTGGTTGTTGGAGCCCCAACTCCTGGATATACATAATCTTCATATCCTGTTCCCCCGCCTGCGTTAATGTGAACTGATAAGAAGAAATCAGCTCCCCATGCATTCGCAGCGTTTGTGCGCTCTGATAAAGATACTGTTTGATCCCCTGTACGGCTCATGCGGATTGAAACATTATCATATTCAAGGGTTAAAATATCTTTTATACGTGTGGCGATTTGTAGTGTTAAATCCTTTTCCTGAAGACCATTTCCTACCGCACCTGGATCTGTGCCGCCGTGACCTGGATCAATAAAAAGTTTTACCATATTTAAATCACCTCTAATAATATTTTTATTCACAAATCGATTAACTGCTTGTACTGCTGTCCTTCCTTTTCACATAGCAATCACTCCTTTCAATGAACAAAAAAGCCACCCCAAAGGGCAGCTTATTTTGGCCATTGATAGCGTTTAGCTTGTTGGCTATCCTCTATTCCCCTTGTTGTAGGATCATTTAAGGCATTCCACACACTCACCATTATTAGCAGCAAAATATACGGATTAGAAAATGCTCCTACTAGCAAATTAAAAACAGAACCCCACGTAGTGAGGTCCTGTGCGGTTAATCCATAATAACCAAGTATAGGTGCAAAAAATGCTAAAAATAGTTGTGCTAGGAATATTGGATTTTTAAAGCGTACTTTCCAATTTATCAATTTATTGCCCCCTCTTAAAACATTATAGATAATAGCGATTGCTCCCCCGATAATACCGGTGCAAGTCGCAGTAATAATGGCTCCTGTAATAGTTCTTTTAATCCAGGTTGTATTTTCGTCAATTTTATTTAGCTTTTCATTTATTGAAAAAATTTGTTGATCCTGTCTAGTTGTAATTTTTTCAAGGTTATTCACTCGATTCTCAATATTTCTAAGATCACCTTTTATTTCTGCAATTTCTTTGTCGTATATATTTTCATTAACCGGCTCCTTCAAGATAACCACCCTCCTTATAAGGATATCTTGTGCTTGTCCAGCTACATGGACTTAAGTGGCTAAAATTTATATTCTTTTCCACATTGAGCACTCTATAAGGTAGTAAATGAAAACCTTCTGCATCAAGTAACGGCAACTATCTCCATTTTGCATTAATAGTTCTTTTACAAAGTAATTTATTTCACTAACCTTTAAACACTGTAAAGATAATTGCAATACCGCCGCCAATTATAGCAGTGAAAACGGACATAATAATGGCATTTGTAATTGTTCTTTTTAGCCATTTAGTATCTTCTTTAATTTCCTTTAGGTCACCTTGGATGTTCTGGATTATTTGGTCTTGTAAGAGTGTTTTATCCTGTAGCCGGCGAATATCACCTTTCATTTCTTCAATGTCTTTATTTACAGATGTCTTCCATAAATCCATTGTTTCCGCCTCATTTGTCACTTACAATACCTCCTTTGAAGGTAATAAAAAAACCCTTAAATCTTAGGTTCTTTTGTACCATTTGCTTCCTTTGATTCAATTAGTTTGTTTTCAAGTTCCTGGACTTTCTGCTGCAATCCTTTATTTTGAGAAACCAAATTATCATGTTGTGCCTTCAAGATAATATTTTCGTATTTTAGTTTTCCAAGTTCACTCTGAAAATAAGAGTCTATAGAAATTGTTTGTTTTTCTTCGCTCATTGAATACCGTTCCTTTCAAGCTTCATTTTTAGTTCTTCAAATTCAGCAAGAGCATTTGATAGTTTTTCGTCCATTTCCTGAACAGCCTTCCATATCATAGAAGACATTTGATATATATCAATACCATCAGGCATTTCTGCCGTGTCCCCTTTAATGACAATGTTTTCAGGCGCTTCATCGGCAATCATCCCCATGAAAATTTTAGAATCATCATAATTAACCATGTTGTAAGTGTATATTGGAGTTGCAAGCACTTTTTCCAACGCCGATTCTTCATAGGGGAGGATATTCCTCTTTAGTCGTCTGTCGGAAGCATTGGATATAATAGCCTGTAAAGTTCCATATGCCCCATCCGAAGAATTTCTTATTTGTATGGTGTCAGAAGAAGAAAGCCATTTTATAATGGCCCTGTTCGCCATTCTTAATCCATCATGCCCACTAAGGCCCATGAACTCAGCTACACCGCCATCAGATGTGTTTATTAAAACCCTTCCGATTGAGTTGGAAATGTTGAGATTGTCATTGTTCAGGCTTCCATATCCAAACCATCCGCTTCTTGCACCACCTGTTTTGAAAAACTCTATATAACAATGGGTAGATCCATAAAGTTGAAGTAAATCTGCATCAGCATCAATCCAAACTTTATCCTTGAAAACGAATTCTCCGCTGTTTATGCTTTTGAATGTGATTCCATCAGGAGTTGAAAGCAAAGTTCTATTGCCGAGATTCCTATCTTTTCTTATATCAAGAAGCAATCCTGTATATTCAGGATCTGTTTCATTCACTTTAGATTTTCCGATTCCCAGCCTGTCTACATGAAGGTACAAAGGCCAACCAGTTGAAGTTCCATCAAGTGAATCTTTAACTCCCACAATATCAGCAGCAATCAAGCCATTATCTATGATCATATCGCCAAATTCATACTTGTATTCATAAGGCAAAAGACTTCCTTTAACACTATAGGTAATGTAATCTTCTCTTAATCTTTCTCTGATGTTTACACCATTTGAATAATCCAGTCTCCCTGATCTAAGAAAAGTAGACCTAACACGAGTGTAATCTCCTGCAGTTTCATATTTATCTTGGCTTATCGAACCGTTAGAAATAATTGTTCTTTCGGTTTGGTTGTCGGGATCATCCACTGTATAATAAATGGCTTGTTCCCCATACATGTATATCCTTCCTCCAAAGAATTCCCCTGCGTTAATGGTAGGTGAATTGATGGAAACGCCCGCTTCAAGTGTTCCTGCAAATTTAACATTTCCGTTTTCATCAACAATGAATTGATCATTGACGTTTAAACCTTCCCAAGCTTTAAGGTTCTTAACTTCAAAATCACCTTGAACGACTAAGTTCCCTCTCAGCCTGATTCTTACGTCTGTATCTCTTACATAAAGTTCCGTTCCTGAAGTCGTTGTATAGAAAGACATTTCAAAATGGCTTGGTTTTTTACCTGAATAAGCACCTTCAGGAACCTTCCTTGAAAACTGTACCCTTGTAGGGGTATTGGCGGGAACAGGCTGAAATGTGTGTATCTGAAATGGATCCGTCCAACTTCCCCCGCCTTCAAAATAAACCGTTATTGTGGCAGTTAATGTTGGCGCTGCCCCTGAAGTGTTTTTCGCATAAAGAAGGAAATCAAAAGCTATTTCATCCCCTTCTTCAGGCGCTGGCCTGTTGTATTTGTCAGCTGTTGTATCTTCCATAAGATATATATAACTTTTATACGGCAGCCATTGATACCAATTTTCACCGTCCCCAATATCAAGGAAACCATGACCCATATATCCATAAAGTAATTCTTCAGCTGTTGAAATGTTGGCCCCAAGCTGTGCCCTAACGTCAATTCTTGCAGCGTTTAAAACCCCTGTGTCGATAACGTCAGCATTAACACTTCCGATCTTGGCCCTGCCTATTGAAGCATCAGCCATTTTCGCCCCGTCAATATTGGCATTTAACGCAATGAGATCATTTGTTATCACTTGGGGAGTTATATCTCCTGCAACAATTCTTGCTGTTGTGGCTGTTTTTTGATCAGAAAACGGCCCGGCAGTTCCCGCCCTGTTCATCCCTCTAACCCTAATGTAATATTGCTGATTTGGCTCACCTTCATAAACAAATACGCTTGTCGTCGCCCTGGCTACTAGATTTGATATGTCAGGTGTAAAGTTAGGAACTGTTGAAACGTAAACTTCATACTCTTTCACATAGCTACTTAAATCTGCATCCCATTCAATAATGACCTTTGAAAAGGCTCCTGAAGCAGTTACATTTGGTTTTTGGGGTGTAATATCAGCAAAATCGGTATCATCAATAGGGCCAATTTCTCCGGGATTATCCCAGACCCCGGTTCTTCCATCAACCTTGCTTTCAATATTTTTCAGCCTTGATGCAAGATCAGTAAACAAGGGAAGGAAATTCCCAAGAATTATTTCTGTGTTTTCAGGATTTACTAAATCCCTTTTGATTTCGATTACTCTGGCTTCAACTCTCAATTCAGGTGTAAATTCTTTATCAATGGCAAAAACAGTATCACCCAAGCGAACTTTTTCATGTGAAAGTCCTGTGATTTGCTCCAAGTCTAAAACATTCATTTCATAAGTGATTCTTGGTGTGTTTGTGCTTTGCAGGGCATTCCATGTTTTGTCCAATAAAGCTTCAGGATCTGTTTCTTCCCCATCCTCAAAGACTCCGAATCTGTGAATTTTCTTTCCTGTGTCTGGATCTATTCGCCCAAATTGTTCAAGGGCCACCGGATCCCCAACCCATTGTTGGCCTAAAGGTTTATCAACAGGATCAAGTCCGGAACCGTTCCAAACAACATCTGCAAAAGTTAAACGCCTTGTATATCCTCCCGTTTCTGTCTGTTCGCCATTCCCACGCCCATATAAGGCCGTTTTCAGGTTAGAAGTATCAACAGTTCTTTTAATGGAAACCAGATCTTTTGTGAATTCAAACCGCTTCCCGGTATCAGCTCCCCGCCTTGCAAGAAGATCCACAAAACGCCCTATAATGGCTGAACCGTCAAAGTTTATGCGTTTCTTTAGTTCCCCGCCCCATGTACTGATGATCTTCTGAATTGAAGAAATGGCAGATTCATAGTAAAAATTTGTTGTTCTTAGGCCGAGATCCGCAACAGTTCCTTTTTTGAACCGGCTTTTTGATAGGGCATCAGTCATAGCGCTGTCTGCTGTTCCGTCAACGGTTCGCAAGTCCTCGATAATATCATCATTCATTTCAAAGAAAGCATGTTCAGCATAAGCTTTTGTGACAATTTCAATTCCGTTGTGTTCTTCTTCGATTTTGTAAATCTGGAATAACTGAAAATCTCCATCTTCGTCTTTGAATGTGACAAGATTGTTTTCTTTCACGTGTGCAGCCGCTTCATGATCTGCGGGAACTGAAAACTCAAAAGTATGATCTTTATTTAATTGCTCTGTGTGAATGGCATCAAAAAAGGGCATTTCTTGCTGTTGTCATTTTGTAACACAGCAAGAAGCCCTTCAGATTGTCCATCCAATATAAAAAGTTTGTTCATTTATAGCCACCTTCTTACATAAACAAGGCTTACTGTACTAACCCCAGCAGGCGTAACAGTTAATGTTGTATCTCCTGGATCCAAAGAGAAAAATCTGAATTAATATCAAGTGCAGTAATTAAGTTTGTTTTGCCGTTATAAGTAATTGTGCCAACTTGACAATCAATCACAACTTCATCGCCAGCCACAAAATTACGCACAATCCGTAGAAATTCATTAGAATTCTTTTCAATCTTTAATTCAGTAGCTGAAGCTGAAAAATCGACAGTGATTATAGGAAATGCTTCTGCCGTTCCTGTATTATTTATTGTTGCAGAATCGTTTGAAATCGTTGCAGAACTTTCTGTTATGGAATAAGCAAATGGATCCGGGCAAAGGAATTCAATTTCTGCCACCCGCTTTGCAAAGATCCCTTCAAAATCTGTATTTTCGATTACAACCGCATAATATTTCTTATCAGTTTCATCATCAAAAATCAGTTCTTGTGGTCCATTTTTGGGATTCAGCCACGAAGCCAAATCCCTTATTTTTGTTCTGAAATTAAAAAGAGAAGCACCGAAAAGGTTAATTTCAACCGTTATTCTCCGCTCCATAAACCGAAAACCAAAGTAATGAACCCCATTTTTTGATGGCGCTTGTGCCGTTCGGCTTTCAATCTCCGGGAGTGTATCACGACCTTGTATATTCGAGATTCTTATCCCTTTTGATGTTGAATGAATCCCATTAAAGGAAAATCCCCAACTCATGGGCTAACACCCCCTACACGTAAAGACCTGCTTTCTAAGCTTGCCAGTTTTTGAGAAATGCACCTTGCATCATTTTCAGTTCGGACATTAGGCATAATTAGCTGAATGGTTTTATTGACCACTCCTGCTGCAGCACTTGAAGCAGTTTGTGCAGAATGAACTTTCTGCTTGGAAATGTCTAACCTGGCATCTTGCAAAGGTTTCCTTGTGCCGATTGCAACAGTTTCCCCTACTTGGGTTGCTGCTTTCATCAGCTGTTTGGCCCTTGCTAAAAGCCCATCCTCTAAACCTTCCGTAAAGAATGAACCTAATTCAATAGCTACCCTTGAAGGGCTATGAATATCTAGAGCACTCTGGATCTTGTTTGCTATGCTTTTCGCAATGCTTCTGGCTGTGTCCATCAGGCTTCCAAACATGCCCCACAATCCACGAATAAGACCGCTTATGATGTTTCGCCCTATCCATTCAAGATCAACACCTTCTAGCCAATCTTGGGCCTGATTCCATATGTCCATGATCTTCTGTTTGACTTCATAAAGCTTTTCTTGAACCCCTTGCCTTAAAGCAACAAATTTTTCAATAGCAGTTCTGCGTATGGCTTCAGCTGTGTTTTGGACAATTCCCTTTGCTTCATTCCAAGTATTTTGTATTTTGGTTTCTATGGAATTGTATATTTCATTTGTTTTGTCCTTTAACGCTTGCCATTTTCCAGAAACATAGCTCCTTATATTCTCAGCTACATTATTTGCAGTGTTTTTCATGGCCAGCCAAGTATTGGAGAAAAATGTTTTTATTCCTTTCCACGTATTTTCTGTTACTGTTTTAACAGCTTTCCAAGTTTTATCTATGAAATCAGATATGAACTTTAGGGATTGCTCAAATAAAATCTTGGTTAAACTCCACATGTTAGAAAGGAAGTTTTTTACCTGTCCCCATTTTTCAGTTGTCCATTTGCTTATAGAATCCCAATTTTCATAGATTAAGAGTGCTAAAGCTACAACGATTCCCGAAATAATACCAACCGGGCCTGTGAGTGCAAGCATTGCTGTTCTGATTAACGGGAATATCGCCTTTACTTTAGATAACCATTGCCAGGCTGTTGTTAGTGGACCAATCATTGCCCCTAATACGGTTAAAAACGGGCCTATTGCAGCTGCTATTAGTCCGATTCCAACAGTTATTGCCTGCATAACTGGATCCATTTTTGCAAAGGCATCAGAAACAAATTGGATTGCTTGGGAGACATACGGGAGAACTGCCATGGCAAAGTCTAAAAGAACTTTCCCTAAAGGCTCCAGGGCAATCAAAGCTTCCCTTGTGAATTGCTTCCACTTGGTCCCAAAGGATTCTTCAGTTACCCGGTTCATTTCATCCATGGAACCTTTGACTCCTTTGACCCCTCCATCAATATTTCCAAGGGCATACATGGCATCAGCTTCAAGATCTTCCCACTTAGTCCCGTATAGACCAACACCAATTTCATTGGCTTTAACCTGATCATCCATTCCTTTTAATTCCGCTATGACTGCATTGTGAACGTCTTTAACCGTACCCTTACCGGCTAAGAAATCCTTCCATACCTTCTGGGTACTTTTAGACATTTGGCCCATAGCATCAGAAGTTGATTTGGATCCGTCTTTAATTTTGATTTGAAATTCCTTCATTGCATCATTGATGTAATCGAGGTTATACACTCCAGCTTTACTGCCTTGTTCTAACAGCTGAAAGTATTCAGAAGCAGAAAAGCCCATTTCAGCAAACAAAGGCGCATATTCGCTGAGATTATCGAACATTTCATTAGAGAAGTTCAGTCCGTTCTGCGCCCCATGTGCCATGAGATCAAATGCCTCTTCTGCAGAAATTCCAAACCCTTTTATAAGGTTTCCTCCAGCCCTTGTAACCTCATTTACATCTGCATCAAAGGTTTGGGCCAAGTTCATGGCTGATTTTGTTACGGTTTCAAGTTCTTCTTGATCCAATCCCTTGATATTTTGCCGGGTTTGAATCAAGGCGTTTGAAACATCTTCAAGGCTTTCACCGAATCCCGCTGTATAAATGTTTTTGGCTGTTTTGGTTAGTCTTTCAGCCTCTCCTTTGGTAAGTCCCAAACTATTTCTTATTTTCGCTTGTGCATCACTAACGGAAGTTGCAGCAGCAATCCCAGCAGCTCCCATTGCAGTAAGAGGAACCGTTACGGCCTTGGACATGGTTTCCCCAATGGATCCCATTCTGTCAGCTACATCTTGTACCCGGTTTTCAATCTGCTGAAGCCCTGACTCCACGTTATTTGTGTTTATTTCTGTATTGATGACAATGCGCCCATCACTCGAAGCCATGTTTTCACCTACCCTTTTTGTA
This window of the Cytobacillus pseudoceanisediminis genome carries:
- a CDS encoding phage tail tape measure protein — protein: MASSDGRIVINTEINTNNVESGLQQIENRVQDVADRMGSIGETMSKAVTVPLTAMGAAGIAAATSVSDAQAKIRNSLGLTKGEAERLTKTAKNIYTAGFGESLEDVSNALIQTRQNIKGLDQEELETVTKSAMNLAQTFDADVNEVTRAGGNLIKGFGISAEEAFDLMAHGAQNGLNFSNEMFDNLSEYAPLFAEMGFSASEYFQLLEQGSKAGVYNLDYINDAMKEFQIKIKDGSKSTSDAMGQMSKSTQKVWKDFLAGKGTVKDVHNAVIAELKGMDDQVKANEIGVGLYGTKWEDLEADAMYALGNIDGGVKGVKGSMDEMNRVTEESFGTKWKQFTREALIALEPLGKVLLDFAMAVLPYVSQAIQFVSDAFAKMDPVMQAITVGIGLIAAAIGPFLTVLGAMIGPLTTAWQWLSKVKAIFPLIRTAMLALTGPVGIISGIVVALALLIYENWDSISKWTTEKWGQVKNFLSNMWSLTKILFEQSLKFISDFIDKTWKAVKTVTENTWKGIKTFFSNTWLAMKNTANNVAENIRSYVSGKWQALKDKTNEIYNSIETKIQNTWNEAKGIVQNTAEAIRRTAIEKFVALRQGVQEKLYEVKQKIMDIWNQAQDWLEGVDLEWIGRNIISGLIRGLWGMFGSLMDTARSIAKSIANKIQSALDIHSPSRVAIELGSFFTEGLEDGLLARAKQLMKAATQVGETVAIGTRKPLQDARLDISKQKVHSAQTASSAAAGVVNKTIQLIMPNVRTENDARCISQKLASLESRSLRVGGVSP